Proteins found in one Cetobacterium somerae genomic segment:
- a CDS encoding sigma 54-interacting transcriptional regulator gives MNSNLQEFLVALSEINAIEIEVVNTDKVRVFSTGVYKERIGEISDECLYEKVISEKKTILIESPKNNKECKVCFNNRCLKKIILATPLIYKEQTLGAISIFSFSLSKRDEILEKITLYTDILKKISRQITDNFFIENYSELYHEIFLKMKKAVFILNENGQVIDYNRSANLYFSMFKELRGKKIIINFKEDNNYVLSIGNISLEVKAEIKSFENKRSFIIFKKSNKFVFEDNFDQLLIGKSKAILELNRKIKMVSNSKIPVMIKGEVGSDEEIIGKLIHNLSERKNKKYVSINCRDEDEEHLEEKIFGNDFNKNLKIGLLENLDGGTLFIEEIEYMPIHIQKKLLYYLRTSMIIPENSEKQIISDVRIIVSTRIDLLEKVKQNKFIENLFYAIDSVKIEMPGLKYRKDDMDEIVEYLIEKHSKIQNKKIDGINEKAKKLLIESEWKGNWKELDNALKVIVELTPNDNEIGIENIPERIKELHITKDMKFRKIRKIAEVEKEEIIAALSQFGTDTDAKQIIAKKLGIGVATLYRKIEKYQIDKKSLI, from the coding sequence ATGAATTCTAATTTACAAGAATTTTTAGTAGCTTTGTCAGAGATAAATGCAATAGAAATTGAAGTGGTCAATACAGATAAAGTAAGAGTATTTTCTACTGGAGTTTATAAAGAACGAATAGGGGAAATTTCAGATGAGTGTTTATATGAAAAAGTAATAAGTGAAAAAAAAACTATTTTAATAGAAAGTCCAAAAAATAATAAAGAATGTAAAGTTTGTTTTAATAATCGTTGTTTAAAAAAAATTATATTAGCTACACCGCTTATATATAAAGAACAAACATTAGGAGCTATATCAATTTTTAGTTTTTCTCTTTCTAAAAGAGATGAAATTTTAGAAAAAATAACTTTATATACAGATATTCTGAAAAAGATTTCTAGACAAATAACAGATAATTTTTTTATAGAAAATTATTCAGAGTTATATCATGAAATTTTTTTAAAAATGAAAAAAGCTGTTTTTATATTAAATGAAAATGGACAAGTTATTGATTATAATAGAAGTGCAAATTTATATTTTAGTATGTTTAAAGAACTTAGAGGAAAAAAAATAATAATAAATTTTAAAGAAGACAATAATTATGTGCTATCTATTGGAAATATTTCGCTAGAAGTTAAAGCAGAAATAAAATCTTTTGAAAATAAAAGAAGTTTTATTATTTTTAAAAAATCAAATAAATTTGTTTTTGAAGATAATTTTGATCAGCTACTAATAGGAAAATCTAAAGCTATATTAGAATTAAATCGGAAAATAAAAATGGTTTCAAATTCAAAAATTCCAGTTATGATAAAAGGTGAAGTAGGTTCGGACGAGGAAATTATAGGGAAATTAATACATAATCTTTCAGAAAGAAAAAATAAAAAATATGTTTCAATAAATTGTAGGGATGAGGATGAAGAACATTTAGAGGAAAAAATTTTTGGAAATGACTTTAATAAAAATTTAAAAATTGGACTTTTAGAAAATTTAGATGGTGGAACATTATTTATAGAGGAAATTGAATATATGCCAATTCATATACAAAAAAAATTACTTTACTATTTAAGAACATCTATGATTATACCAGAAAATAGTGAGAAACAGATTATATCAGATGTGAGAATCATAGTTTCAACAAGAATTGATTTATTAGAAAAAGTAAAACAAAATAAATTTATAGAAAATTTATTTTATGCAATTGATTCTGTAAAGATAGAGATGCCTGGATTAAAATATAGAAAAGATGATATGGATGAAATTGTAGAATATCTAATAGAAAAACATTCTAAGATTCAAAATAAAAAAATAGATGGAATAAATGAAAAAGCTAAAAAACTTTTAATAGAAAGTGAGTGGAAAGGAAATTGGAAAGAGTTAGATAATGCTTTAAAAGTTATAGTGGAATTAACACCAAATGATAATGAAATTGGTATTGAAAATATTCCTGAAAGAATAAAAGAGTTACATATAACAAAAGATATGAAATTTAGAAAAATAAGAAAAATAGCTGAAGTTGAAAAAGAAGAGATTATAGCTGCCTTATCACAATTTGGTACTGATACTGATGCTAAACAAATTATAGCGAAAAAATTAGGAATTGGAGTAGCAACTTTGTATAGAAAGATAGAAAAATATCAAATTGATAAAAAAAGTTTAATTTAA
- a CDS encoding S24 family peptidase, whose product MKTKFGNYLEKMMMKNNYTLEYIAKQTDSSLSVVGHYRKGIRIPKDDFVERFIEKFIKTDKEADEIRYIVAYDRTPDLIKRRLEENNEEKKNKQMAEIISLPVLGKAAAGLGHINFEDNTRMEVLASISTTELPKDAFLVEVSGDSMFPTLSDGDLVIINPVQKQMRMVEGKVCVFSYHDQTYIKRLKINKNEVRLVSDNSDKKRYSDIIISDEELEYLKCYGAVIESRRKH is encoded by the coding sequence GTGAAGACTAAATTTGGTAATTATTTAGAAAAAATGATGATGAAAAATAATTATACATTAGAATATATAGCAAAGCAAACAGATTCTTCTCTATCTGTAGTAGGCCACTACAGAAAAGGAATTAGAATTCCTAAGGATGATTTTGTAGAAAGATTTATTGAAAAATTTATAAAAACAGATAAAGAAGCAGATGAAATTAGATATATAGTTGCTTATGATAGAACTCCAGACTTGATAAAAAGAAGATTAGAAGAAAATAATGAAGAGAAAAAAAATAAGCAAATGGCAGAGATAATATCTTTACCAGTATTAGGAAAAGCAGCAGCAGGATTAGGGCATATAAATTTTGAGGATAATACACGAATGGAGGTGCTAGCTTCTATTTCAACCACAGAGTTACCTAAAGATGCTTTTTTAGTTGAAGTTAGTGGAGATTCGATGTTTCCAACTTTATCAGATGGAGATTTAGTTATAATTAATCCAGTTCAAAAGCAAATGAGAATGGTAGAAGGAAAAGTTTGTGTGTTTAGTTATCATGACCAAACATATATAAAACGACTTAAAATTAATAAAAATGAAGTAAGGCTTGTATCTGATAATAGTGATAAAAAAAGATATTCAGATATTATTATATCTGACGAAGAATTAGAGTATTTAAAATGCTACGGAGCTGTTATAGAAAGCAGAAGAAAACACTAA
- the glsA gene encoding glutaminase A, translated as MQELLKELVEKHRKTTELGKVASYIPELEKTNPRNLGIYILDNEGNEYFAGDYDNKFTVQSISKVVALMLAILDNGEEYVFSKVGMDPSGDPFNSIRKLETSSRRKPYNPMINAGAIVVSSMIKGNDAKDKFNRLLEFFKKITEDPSLELNPKVYLSESETGNKNRAMGYYLKSEGIIMGNVEEALEVYFKQCSIDVTAKTIAKLGLFLANEGQTSTGEQIVSNRVSRIVKTLMVTCGMYDNSGEFAVRVGLPSKSGVGGGIVSVVPHKMGIGIYSPALDQKGNPIAGVCLLEDLCNELKCRIF; from the coding sequence ATGCAAGAATTACTAAAAGAATTAGTTGAAAAACACAGAAAAACAACTGAATTAGGGAAAGTCGCAAGTTATATCCCTGAATTGGAAAAAACAAACCCCAGAAATCTTGGAATATATATTTTAGATAATGAGGGAAATGAATATTTTGCTGGAGATTATGATAATAAATTTACAGTTCAAAGTATTTCTAAAGTAGTCGCTCTTATGTTGGCTATCTTAGACAATGGAGAAGAATATGTATTTTCTAAGGTTGGAATGGATCCAAGTGGTGATCCTTTTAACTCTATTAGAAAATTAGAAACATCTAGTAGAAGAAAACCTTATAATCCTATGATTAATGCTGGAGCTATCGTTGTATCTTCAATGATTAAAGGTAATGATGCAAAAGATAAGTTCAATCGGCTTCTTGAATTTTTTAAAAAGATAACAGAAGATCCCTCACTTGAATTAAACCCTAAAGTTTACTTAAGCGAATCTGAAACGGGAAATAAAAATAGAGCTATGGGATATTATCTAAAATCTGAAGGAATTATTATGGGAAATGTAGAGGAAGCTTTAGAAGTTTATTTTAAACAATGTTCTATTGATGTAACTGCTAAAACTATTGCCAAACTTGGTTTATTCCTAGCTAATGAAGGACAAACTAGTACTGGTGAACAAATCGTTTCCAATAGAGTTAGCCGAATTGTAAAAACACTTATGGTTACATGTGGAATGTATGATAATTCTGGTGAATTTGCTGTAAGAGTTGGTTTACCATCAAAAAGTGGAGTCGGGGGTGGAATTGTTTCTGTTGTTCCACACAAAATGGGAATTGGTATTTACTCACCTGCTCTTGATCAAAAAGGAAATCCTATAGCTGGAGTATGTCTTTTAGAAGACCTATGCAACGAACTTAAATGTAGAATATTTTAA
- a CDS encoding alanine/glycine:cation symporter family protein: protein MNIINTLNNILWSYVLIAVLIISGLYFTFKLKFANITEIKEMFKVMLEKGNGKGVSPFQAFCISAGSKVGTGSLAGVALAISVGGPGSIFWMWILALVAGSLSLVENTLAQIYKKKEDGIFVGGPAYYMELGMNKKYLGVAFSILITVTYGFIFNAVQANTITVAFQHAYGINQFYGAIILTVLTAIIILGGAHRIAKVSEIIVPIMGVFYLVVAIFIVLKNISALPGVLSLIMTNAFDPAAAGGGALGVIVMEGIKRGLFSNEAGMGSTPNAGASASTDHPFKQGLVQTLGVYVTTLAICSATAFIILFSGVLGTTTHKGIELTQTAMIHELGIFGRIFLMACIFLFAFSSVIGNYFYGIVNIAYTEKKWLENPFKVVALAMVFWGSVKDAPSVWAMADLFMAFMALFNIYAITKLRVPAIECIHHYLQERKAKRNPVFTKNVLSNSTGVECWDDKGEVSL from the coding sequence ATGAATATTATCAACACACTTAACAACATTTTATGGTCTTATGTTTTAATCGCAGTTCTTATTATTTCAGGATTATATTTTACTTTTAAACTAAAGTTTGCAAATATAACTGAAATTAAAGAAATGTTCAAAGTAATGCTTGAAAAAGGAAATGGAAAAGGAGTTTCACCATTCCAAGCATTCTGTATTAGTGCTGGTTCTAAAGTTGGAACTGGTAGTTTAGCAGGAGTTGCTCTTGCTATATCTGTTGGTGGACCTGGATCTATATTTTGGATGTGGATTTTAGCTTTAGTAGCTGGTAGTTTGAGTTTAGTCGAAAACACTTTAGCTCAAATTTATAAGAAAAAAGAGGATGGAATCTTTGTTGGTGGACCAGCTTACTATATGGAATTAGGTATGAATAAAAAATATCTTGGTGTAGCTTTCTCTATCTTAATTACAGTAACTTATGGTTTTATTTTTAATGCTGTTCAAGCTAATACAATTACAGTAGCTTTCCAACATGCTTATGGTATAAATCAATTTTATGGAGCTATTATTTTAACTGTATTAACAGCTATAATTATTTTAGGAGGAGCTCATAGAATTGCAAAAGTTTCAGAGATTATTGTTCCAATTATGGGTGTATTTTATTTAGTAGTTGCTATTTTTATAGTTTTAAAAAATATATCAGCTCTTCCTGGAGTACTTTCATTGATTATGACAAACGCTTTTGATCCTGCTGCTGCTGGTGGAGGTGCTCTTGGAGTTATTGTTATGGAAGGTATTAAAAGAGGTCTTTTCTCAAACGAAGCTGGTATGGGTTCAACTCCAAACGCTGGAGCTAGTGCTTCTACAGATCATCCTTTCAAACAGGGATTAGTTCAAACTTTAGGGGTTTATGTTACTACATTAGCTATTTGTTCTGCTACAGCTTTTATCATTCTTTTCTCTGGAGTATTAGGAACTACTACTCATAAAGGAATTGAATTAACTCAAACTGCTATGATACATGAACTTGGAATTTTTGGTAGAATTTTCTTGATGGCTTGTATATTTTTATTTGCTTTTTCATCAGTTATTGGAAATTACTTCTACGGAATCGTTAATATAGCCTATACTGAAAAAAAGTGGTTAGAAAACCCATTTAAAGTTGTTGCTCTTGCTATGGTTTTCTGGGGTTCTGTCAAAGATGCTCCATCTGTTTGGGCTATGGCTGATTTATTTATGGCATTCATGGCACTTTTCAATATATACGCTATTACTAAACTTAGAGTTCCTGCTATTGAATGTATTCACCACTATTTACAAGAAAGAAAAGCTAAAAGAAATCCTGTTTTTACTAAAAATGTTCTTTCTAACTCTACAGGTGTAGAATGTTGGGATGATAAAGGAGAGGTTTCTCTTTAA
- a CDS encoding MATE family efflux transporter, translating into MDLVNENLNTCIRKIAIPSSIGFLFNTLFNITDTYFTGFISVKALAGLSLSFPVFFILISLGSGMGMGLSALISNAIGEKDKDKGIELAKDGILVGILTGLFISIVGLKFNRQLFLLMGAGEKELLLGMEYTKWIFIGAVFFCLNSIFNGILVAQGNTKIYRNFLIVGFVANVILDPFFIFILKTTTDGVAIATVLIQLVGSIYLYFKVKKSPLISKQNYNIKTPSVKNIKDILNQGLPASFNMMTIAVGVFVINHYIQKVGGSSAIASYGISTRIEQLILLPAIGLNSAALSITGQNFGAKKFDRIREIFIKTMLYGIIIMTIGMLSISYLLPYLFSIFTKDLEVIEYGINYFSIEKFTFNSYILINICDAVLRGLKYPKFSVLIGIYRQFLMPILCFPILIKFFQGIQGIWIGILIINWSAGFLFLGYFVFIYKKIKEKRKS; encoded by the coding sequence ATGGATTTAGTAAATGAAAATTTAAACACATGCATAAGGAAAATTGCAATACCTTCCAGTATTGGTTTTTTATTTAATACATTATTCAATATTACTGATACGTATTTTACAGGATTTATAAGTGTTAAAGCTTTAGCTGGTTTATCATTATCTTTTCCTGTTTTTTTTATTTTGATTTCTTTAGGCTCTGGAATGGGAATGGGATTAAGTGCCTTAATTTCAAATGCTATTGGTGAAAAAGATAAGGATAAAGGAATAGAATTAGCAAAAGATGGAATCTTAGTAGGAATCCTAACAGGGCTCTTTATTAGTATAGTAGGTCTTAAATTTAATAGACAACTTTTTTTATTGATGGGAGCTGGAGAAAAAGAGTTGTTATTAGGAATGGAATATACAAAATGGATATTTATAGGAGCTGTGTTCTTTTGTTTAAATTCTATATTTAATGGAATCTTAGTGGCTCAAGGTAATACAAAAATTTATAGAAATTTTTTAATTGTAGGATTTGTAGCTAATGTAATATTGGATCCGTTTTTTATATTTATTTTAAAAACAACAACAGATGGTGTAGCAATAGCTACAGTATTAATACAGTTAGTAGGAAGTATCTATTTATATTTTAAGGTAAAAAAATCTCCCTTAATTTCAAAACAAAATTATAACATAAAAACTCCAAGTGTAAAAAATATTAAAGACATTTTAAATCAAGGATTACCAGCAAGTTTTAATATGATGACGATAGCTGTAGGAGTTTTTGTGATAAATCATTATATACAAAAAGTAGGTGGGAGCTCAGCTATTGCATCATATGGAATATCAACTCGTATAGAGCAATTAATATTATTGCCAGCGATTGGTTTAAATAGTGCCGCTTTGAGTATAACTGGTCAAAATTTTGGGGCAAAAAAATTTGATAGAATAAGAGAGATTTTTATTAAAACAATGCTTTATGGGATTATAATAATGACTATTGGAATGCTAAGTATAAGCTATTTATTACCTTATTTATTTAGTATATTTACTAAGGATTTAGAAGTTATAGAATATGGGATAAATTATTTTTCAATAGAGAAATTTACTTTTAATTCATATATTTTAATAAATATATGTGATGCTGTTTTGAGAGGCTTAAAATATCCTAAATTTTCAGTTTTAATTGGAATATATAGACAGTTCTTAATGCCTATATTATGTTTTCCTATATTAATAAAATTTTTTCAAGGTATTCAGGGGATTTGGATAGGAATTTTAATCATAAATTGGAGTGCAGGTTTTTTATTTTTGGGATACTTTGTATTTATATATAAAAAAATAAAAGAAAAAAGGAAGAGTTAA
- a CDS encoding GNAT family N-acetyltransferase codes for MKIIHDEKNSKFYITNSENIEIAELIYSIDGVNKTLKLNSTWVEEEYRNQNLATTLIEKFIEFAKLNNLKIIPICSFGKTYFKRYNNKYQDIVISK; via the coding sequence ATGAAAATTATACATGATGAAAAAAATTCAAAGTTTTATATCACTAATAGTGAAAATATAGAAATTGCAGAATTAATATATTCTATTGATGGTGTTAATAAAACTCTTAAATTGAATTCTACTTGGGTAGAAGAAGAATATCGTAATCAAAATTTAGCAACTACTTTAATAGAAAAATTTATAGAATTTGCTAAACTAAATAATTTAAAAATCATTCCTATTTGTTCTTTTGGAAAAACTTATTTTAAAAGATATAATAATAAATACCAAGATATTGTAATTTCAAAATAA
- a CDS encoding Dph6-related ATP pyrophosphatase, with the protein MGIKVVVSFSGGKDSMLSLHKAISLGYEPIAIMTTINKNKGDSWFHDISSDLLKQVSLAINIPLLLVECDGENYENTFEIALKNMKNLGAEACIFGDIDIAHHREWGETRCQNTNLEAIFPLWQGNREALVKEFIELGYKAIIKKVNLNNMSADFLGKTLTHELLKEIEKTGSDVCGENGEYHTFVYDGPIFSKEVLLQNTKNIINENTLLLSTY; encoded by the coding sequence ATGGGAATAAAAGTTGTCGTTTCTTTCAGCGGGGGAAAAGATAGTATGTTATCTTTACATAAAGCAATTTCATTAGGTTATGAACCAATTGCTATTATGACAACAATAAATAAAAATAAGGGAGATTCTTGGTTTCATGATATCTCATCCGATCTTTTAAAACAAGTTTCATTAGCTATTAATATACCTTTACTATTAGTCGAGTGTGATGGTGAAAATTATGAAAATACTTTTGAAATAGCTTTAAAAAATATGAAAAATTTAGGAGCCGAGGCATGTATTTTTGGTGATATTGATATTGCTCATCATAGAGAATGGGGAGAAACTAGATGCCAAAATACCAATCTTGAAGCTATTTTCCCTTTATGGCAAGGAAATCGTGAAGCTTTAGTTAAGGAATTTATAGAATTAGGATATAAAGCTATTATTAAAAAAGTTAATTTAAACAATATGAGTGCTGATTTTTTAGGAAAAACTTTAACTCATGAACTTTTAAAAGAAATAGAAAAAACTGGTTCTGATGTTTGTGGAGAAAATGGTGAATATCATACTTTTGTATACGATGGCCCAATTTTTTCTAAAGAGGTTTTATTACAAAATACAAAAAATATTATTAACGAAAACACTCTATTATTGAGTACTTATTAG
- the gltS gene encoding sodium/glutamate symporter, translated as MFTHTFNMAETLAIAVCLLLIGRWIKGKVYFFEKFFIPAPVIGGVIFSIVSLIGYNMQLFVFDFDGSLKNLLMVAFFTTIGFLASLKMLKKGGVQVFTFLLVAVILVVIQNVVGVSLAKVFSLNPLIGIAAGSVPLTGGHGTSGAFGPVLEAAGATGAMSVAIASATFGLVAGCLIGGPVGKRLMAKHNLKSPREVEMFLDGNEDPSDTKLLLNEDLLFRAIVYIVLAMGIGGFITPLAKNLGIVLPVYIGPMIVAAIIRNIADGAKIEIPLNAINVVGNIALQLFLAMALMSMRLWELAALAIPLVAILLAQKVVMALYAYFVTFRVMGKDYDAAVMAVGHCGFGMGATPNAMANMESFTAANGPSPTAFFALPLVGSLFIDFVNASVITVFVNMFS; from the coding sequence ATGTTCACACACACATTTAATATGGCAGAAACTTTAGCAATAGCAGTTTGTTTGTTATTAATTGGAAGATGGATTAAAGGAAAAGTATATTTCTTTGAAAAATTCTTTATACCGGCTCCCGTTATTGGAGGAGTTATATTTTCTATTGTTTCTCTAATTGGTTATAATATGCAACTTTTTGTTTTTGATTTTGATGGTTCATTAAAAAATCTTCTAATGGTAGCTTTTTTTACCACAATTGGATTTTTAGCAAGTTTAAAAATGCTAAAAAAGGGTGGTGTTCAAGTTTTTACTTTTTTACTTGTAGCCGTTATACTTGTTGTTATCCAAAACGTTGTTGGTGTTTCTTTAGCAAAAGTATTTAGTTTAAATCCTTTAATTGGAATCGCTGCTGGCTCTGTTCCTCTTACTGGAGGTCACGGAACCTCTGGAGCTTTTGGTCCTGTTCTTGAAGCTGCTGGTGCTACTGGTGCTATGTCTGTTGCAATCGCTTCAGCAACTTTTGGATTAGTTGCTGGATGTCTAATTGGAGGCCCAGTTGGAAAAAGACTTATGGCAAAACATAATTTAAAATCTCCTAGAGAAGTAGAGATGTTTCTTGATGGTAATGAAGACCCTTCTGATACAAAATTACTTTTAAATGAAGATTTATTATTTAGAGCTATTGTTTATATTGTTCTAGCTATGGGAATTGGTGGTTTTATAACACCGTTAGCTAAAAATCTAGGAATTGTTCTTCCTGTATATATCGGTCCCATGATTGTTGCTGCAATTATAAGAAATATCGCTGATGGAGCTAAGATAGAGATTCCATTGAATGCAATTAATGTTGTTGGTAATATTGCATTACAACTTTTCTTAGCTATGGCATTGATGTCTATGAGACTTTGGGAATTAGCTGCACTAGCTATTCCACTTGTAGCGATTCTTTTAGCACAAAAAGTCGTTATGGCTTTATATGCATATTTTGTAACATTTAGAGTTATGGGAAAAGATTATGATGCTGCGGTTATGGCTGTTGGACATTGTGGATTCGGAATGGGAGCTACTCCAAATGCTATGGCTAATATGGAATCTTTTACAGCAGCAAACGGTCCTTCTCCCACAGCATTCTTTGCCCTACCATTAGTTGGATCTCTTTTCATAGATTTTGTTAATGCATCAGTTATAACAGTCTTTGTTAATATGTTTTCTTAA
- the ybaK gene encoding Cys-tRNA(Pro) deacylase, with translation MKKTNAMRELDKAKIKYEIFEYDVDENYLGAVSVALKTGADITKVFKTLALTNDKDELFIVCIPGSDEVDLKKVASIVQSKKVDMLELSKLKEKTGYIRGGCSPIGIKKRHLSLIHESCLKKDFIFISGGQRGLQIKISPNDLINFLNMKVKNLIIE, from the coding sequence ATAAAAAAAACTAATGCAATGAGAGAACTCGATAAAGCTAAAATTAAATATGAGATCTTTGAATATGATGTTGATGAAAATTATTTAGGTGCTGTCAGTGTTGCTTTAAAAACTGGAGCTGATATAACTAAGGTTTTCAAAACATTAGCTCTCACAAATGACAAAGATGAACTTTTTATTGTGTGTATTCCTGGAAGTGATGAAGTAGATTTAAAAAAAGTTGCTTCAATTGTTCAATCTAAAAAAGTAGATATGCTTGAACTTAGTAAATTAAAAGAAAAAACAGGTTACATAAGAGGAGGTTGCTCTCCGATTGGAATAAAAAAAAGACATCTGTCATTAATACATGAAAGCTGTCTAAAAAAAGATTTTATATTTATAAGCGGGGGACAAAGAGGACTGCAAATTAAAATTAGTCCTAATGATTTAATTAATTTTCTTAATATGAAAGTTAAAAATCTTATTATTGAATAA
- a CDS encoding AEC family transporter, with the protein MNTTNTIISVLSDKNIIGVMSSSISIMILGFYLGKSNKLKSSFSIPLGEIILTISIPALSFNAFMKDFDKETFVNGINILIWSFLIHLFLMAIGNIFYKNLDLEKQLTLKIMSVFGGITVFGIPIAQALYGDLGVIYSSIFSIPYRVLLYSYGFIKMSSIKMDKKNLKSMFLNPVILATFIGLFIWIFQEYLPQVSISGQKFPILRIDKTAFWIYKPLAFLAGLCSPLAWLAAGLKLSELPIKESLKNSIAWQFSIIKTLLIPFLVLVIILGANFFGILQLSSVSLGVITIMMATPTASVVIAYSLKYNKEPLITSSCSLLSTIFSLITIPILIAFLQIFKF; encoded by the coding sequence ATGAATACAACAAATACTATTATTTCTGTACTATCCGATAAAAATATTATTGGGGTTATGTCATCATCAATTTCTATTATGATTTTAGGTTTCTATCTAGGAAAGAGCAATAAACTAAAAAGCTCTTTCTCTATACCGTTAGGAGAAATTATATTAACAATTTCTATTCCAGCTTTGTCTTTTAATGCTTTTATGAAAGATTTTGACAAAGAAACTTTTGTTAACGGGATAAACATATTAATCTGGAGTTTTTTAATTCATCTTTTTTTAATGGCCATTGGTAATATCTTCTACAAAAATTTAGATTTAGAAAAACAGTTAACTTTAAAAATTATGTCTGTTTTTGGTGGAATTACTGTTTTTGGAATCCCAATAGCTCAAGCTTTATATGGCGACCTTGGAGTTATATACTCTTCAATTTTTTCCATACCGTACAGAGTTTTACTTTATTCTTATGGTTTTATTAAAATGTCTAGTATTAAAATGGATAAAAAAAATCTTAAATCTATGTTTTTAAATCCAGTTATTTTAGCAACTTTCATAGGTCTTTTTATTTGGATATTTCAAGAATATCTTCCCCAAGTAAGCATAAGTGGACAAAAATTTCCTATTTTAAGAATTGATAAAACAGCCTTTTGGATATATAAACCTCTGGCTTTTTTAGCAGGTTTATGTTCACCATTAGCATGGTTAGCTGCTGGATTAAAATTATCTGAATTACCTATTAAAGAATCTTTAAAAAATTCTATAGCTTGGCAATTTTCTATTATAAAAACACTTTTAATTCCTTTTCTAGTGTTAGTTATTATTTTAGGAGCTAATTTCTTTGGTATTCTTCAATTATCTAGTGTTAGTTTAGGAGTTATAACTATTATGATGGCTACTCCAACAGCATCTGTTGTTATTGCTTATTCTTTAAAGTATAATAAAGAGCCTTTAATAACATCAAGCTGTTCTCTTTTATCAACTATTTTTAGCTTGATTACAATACCCATTTTAATAGCTTTTTTACAAATTTTTAAATTTTAA